The Chitinophagales bacterium genome has a segment encoding these proteins:
- a CDS encoding GxxExxY protein — MEKELTYKVIGCAMKVHNTLGNGFQEVIYQRCLAIELQKEGIDFQREVEQEIYYEGHNVGTRRADFIIDNSIVVELKALIKLEDVHLAQAKNYLTAYNFDIGLLINFGATSLEYKKVFHNRLSENYRKVNSANNSDNSIIQ, encoded by the coding sequence ATGGAGAAAGAGTTAACATACAAAGTCATAGGTTGTGCAATGAAAGTGCATAATACCTTGGGCAATGGTTTTCAAGAAGTCATATATCAAAGATGTTTGGCTATTGAATTGCAAAAAGAGGGTATTGATTTTCAAAGAGAGGTTGAGCAAGAAATTTATTACGAAGGTCATAATGTAGGCACTCGCAGAGCCGATTTTATCATAGACAATTCCATTGTAGTAGAATTAAAAGCATTGATAAAACTCGAAGATGTTCATTTAGCCCAAGCCAAAAATTATCTCACCGCTTACAATTTCGACATTGGTTTGCTCATCAATTTTGGAGCAACGAGCTTAGAGTATAAAAAAGTATTTCACAACAGACTTTCAGAAAATTACCGCAAGGTAAATTCTGCAAATAATTCTGATAATTCAATAATCCAGTAA
- a CDS encoding helix-turn-helix transcriptional regulator, whose translation MNKFGDLIRNTREEKELLLRHIAAELDVDTALVSKIERGEKTAKREHVLALAQLYSIDPDKLIALWLADQVAHLVESEPQAEQAIRIALNNIIGE comes from the coding sequence ATGAACAAATTCGGGGATTTAATTAGAAACACAAGAGAAGAAAAAGAACTTTTACTTCGGCATATTGCAGCTGAATTAGATGTTGACACAGCTCTTGTAAGTAAAATTGAAAGAGGAGAAAAAACCGCAAAACGTGAACACGTTTTGGCTCTTGCTCAATTATACAGTATCGACCCAGATAAATTGATTGCTTTATGGTTAGCTGACCAAGTAGCTCATTTGGTAGAAAGTGAGCCACAAGCAGAACAAGCCATTAGAATAGCATTAAACAACATTATAGGTGAATAA
- a CDS encoding site-specific DNA-methyltransferase, with the protein MDRRRIGRTRQNALCSKIKSQVVDGEQGGISKTVNWQGGGGFKFYTLAPSLLKQDKFGNWVISQEYNADMLAAAMAKQEGFKYQPHESTYWKQGQSSEQDFIFTTTQFLTVEALDSIKDEMQPGETLLICCKSFQKECKGKFGNITIQKIPLMLLGRCEYGKEDYSLNIINMPLSEAESSELEDEQDEFQNKKFRKSNNPENSDTELEDEQDFIDDKISVQELADKKNKIKPSQTPSLFDDVNNNSENSKIQ; encoded by the coding sequence TTGGATAGGCGTAGAATTGGGCGAACACGCCAAAACGCATTGTGTTCCAAGATTAAAAGCCAAGTAGTAGATGGCGAGCAAGGCGGCATCAGCAAAACTGTAAACTGGCAAGGTGGTGGCGGTTTCAAATTCTATACCCTTGCACCCAGTTTATTAAAGCAAGATAAGTTTGGCAATTGGGTCATTAGCCAAGAGTACAATGCTGATATGTTGGCAGCAGCAATGGCAAAGCAAGAGGGTTTTAAATACCAGCCCCACGAAAGCACCTATTGGAAACAAGGGCAAAGCTCTGAGCAAGATTTTATTTTTACCACAACCCAATTCCTTACCGTAGAAGCCTTAGACAGCATCAAAGACGAAATGCAACCAGGCGAAACTTTGCTCATTTGTTGTAAGTCTTTCCAAAAAGAATGCAAAGGCAAGTTTGGCAACATTACCATTCAAAAAATTCCTTTAATGCTATTAGGCAGATGCGAATATGGTAAGGAAGATTATAGCTTGAATATTATTAATATGCCACTGTCAGAAGCAGAATCTTCAGAATTAGAGGATGAACAGGATGAATTTCAAAATAAAAAATTCAGAAAATCCAACAATCCTGAAAATTCAGATACAGAATTAGAGGATGAGCAGGATTTTATAGATGATAAAATTAGTGTGCAGGAACTGGCAGATAAGAAAAACAAAATCAAGCCTTCTCAAACACCATCACTTTTTGATGATGTAAACAATAATTCTGAAAATTCTAAAATCCAATAA
- a CDS encoding DEAD/DEAH box helicase family protein: protein MNTIANNIKQRLSLREPLQDSLDIVAQLCQELELKKEVDLAAELEKVKAHFPTCTDFERDFVSIAFSIATGVGKTRLMGAIVAYLYLQKGVKNFFILAPNLTIYDKLIEDFGNPAYHKYVFNGISEFVHNRPVVITGDNYAQQGALFSDSEIRINIFNIAKFNSDNRGTRQGGVSLAPKIKRLSEYLGQSYWEYLSGLEDLVILMDEAHRYHADASKNAINELKPILGLEMTATPFDEKGKQFKNIVFEYSLAQALSDGKYVKNPAIATRKNFQKGSLSDREVEIIKLEDAISIHQDTKNELEIYSKNNEVKLVKPFILVVCKDIAHAKEIYELINTDAFYDGQYKGKVLQIDSSTKKEEDIEQQFISLESPDNEIEIVIHVNMLKEGWDVTNLYTIVPLRAANAGILVEQTIGRGLRLPYEGKRTGVDKIDKLTVVAHENFNAVIEAANDPNSILNKLSQIILSEEDLSTKTVVVTSQPVMEQTFVKEQEKINVIANPHDKQKAQNNLDAKKAIINVLPDFGSLPEVRRVEDLSKEEVKRKVIRQVEKNLSEGQGNLFAAQIVAEAKEVYDTMVTEYKKNIIEIPRMDLVQGETRAEFKTFDLDITGFNFQALEQEIIRMGLKDRQVETLKAKSSGSYGNPIKLIIAELIDYPEIDYDENAELLVSFSHPSLRSYQSQYKQRRRIAFGNLPIQSSHSGKGLQSNETALSVAFSRLCCPKSISIYTHRAMEFFIIGKCRLQRLSRYSKPYKYDS, encoded by the coding sequence ATGAATACAATTGCCAATAATATAAAACAACGCTTATCACTTCGTGAACCGCTTCAAGATTCACTCGATATTGTAGCTCAACTTTGTCAAGAATTAGAGTTAAAAAAAGAAGTTGATTTAGCAGCAGAATTAGAAAAGGTAAAAGCTCATTTTCCTACTTGTACCGATTTTGAAAGAGATTTTGTTTCTATTGCTTTTTCAATTGCCACAGGTGTAGGTAAAACCCGTTTAATGGGTGCTATTGTGGCTTATTTATACTTACAAAAAGGCGTTAAGAACTTTTTCATTTTAGCTCCCAATCTTACTATTTACGACAAACTCATAGAAGATTTTGGCAATCCTGCCTATCACAAATATGTGTTTAATGGCATATCTGAGTTTGTTCACAACAGACCCGTAGTCATTACAGGCGACAACTATGCACAACAAGGTGCATTATTTTCAGATTCCGAAATCCGCATCAATATTTTCAATATAGCCAAGTTTAATTCCGACAACAGAGGTACAAGACAAGGCGGAGTAAGTTTAGCCCCAAAAATCAAAAGACTATCCGAGTATTTAGGGCAATCGTATTGGGAATATTTATCAGGTTTGGAAGATTTAGTCATTCTAATGGACGAAGCACACCGCTACCACGCAGATGCTTCTAAAAATGCCATCAATGAGCTAAAGCCCATTTTAGGCTTAGAAATGACAGCAACCCCATTTGATGAAAAGGGCAAGCAATTCAAAAACATAGTGTTTGAATATTCCTTAGCCCAAGCCTTGTCAGATGGTAAGTATGTAAAGAACCCGGCTATTGCTACTCGTAAAAATTTCCAAAAAGGCTCTTTAAGTGATCGTGAAGTTGAAATCATCAAATTAGAAGATGCCATAAGCATACACCAAGACACAAAGAACGAATTGGAAATCTATTCCAAAAACAACGAAGTGAAATTGGTGAAACCATTCATTTTGGTAGTTTGTAAAGACATAGCCCACGCTAAAGAAATATACGAACTCATCAATACAGATGCTTTTTATGATGGGCAATACAAAGGCAAAGTGTTACAAATAGATTCATCTACCAAAAAAGAAGAAGATATTGAGCAACAGTTTATTTCCTTAGAAAGTCCAGATAACGAAATAGAAATTGTTATCCATGTAAATATGCTCAAAGAGGGTTGGGATGTTACCAATCTATATACCATTGTGCCACTTCGTGCCGCCAATGCAGGTATTTTGGTAGAACAAACCATTGGTAGAGGGTTAAGATTACCTTATGAGGGCAAACGTACAGGCGTAGATAAAATTGATAAATTAACGGTAGTAGCTCACGAAAACTTCAATGCAGTTATTGAAGCAGCTAATGACCCTAACTCAATTCTAAATAAATTGAGTCAAATTATTTTGTCTGAAGAAGATTTATCTACCAAAACCGTAGTAGTTACCTCTCAGCCAGTAATGGAGCAAACCTTTGTAAAGGAGCAAGAGAAAATTAATGTAATAGCCAACCCACATGACAAGCAAAAGGCACAAAACAACTTAGATGCTAAAAAGGCTATTATCAATGTACTGCCCGATTTTGGAAGTTTACCAGAAGTTCGCAGAGTAGAAGATTTAAGTAAAGAGGAAGTTAAGCGTAAAGTAATTCGGCAAGTAGAAAAAAACCTATCAGAAGGGCAAGGGAATCTATTTGCAGCTCAAATTGTAGCAGAAGCCAAAGAGGTATATGATACAATGGTAACCGAATACAAAAAGAATATCATTGAAATACCACGTATGGACTTAGTGCAAGGCGAAACAAGAGCCGAGTTCAAAACCTTTGATTTAGATATTACAGGATTCAATTTCCAAGCCTTAGAGCAAGAGATTATCCGAATGGGTTTAAAAGATAGGCAAGTAGAAACCCTAAAAGCAAAATCAAGCGGTTCGTATGGCAATCCTATCAAACTCATCATTGCAGAATTAATTGATTACCCAGAAATTGATTATGATGAAAATGCAGAGTTGCTTGTATCATTTAGCCACCCAAGCCTACGAAGCTATCAAAGCCAATATAAGCAACGAAGAAGAATTGCCTTCGGCAATCTTCCAATTCAAAGCAGCCATAGCGGAAAAGGTTTACAATCAAATGAAACAGCACTTTCAGTTGCATTCAGCAGATTATGTTGCCCCAAGAGTATTTCCATTTATACGCATAGAGCAATGGAGTTTTTCATCATTGGTAAATGCAGGCTACAAAGACTATCGAGATATAGTAAGCCCTACAAATATGATTCCTAA
- a CDS encoding DEAD/DEAH box helicase family protein, with the protein MNKLSAYHAKYFAYDLTRQLPANDIGKLTASLQDAQVDLNPHQVEAALFAFKSPLSKGAVLADEVGLGKTIEAGIILSQQWAERKRKLLIIGPSNLRKQWNRELADKFYLPSVILEAKSFNNSIKEGNLNPFNQEDTIIICSYHFAKNKAPYLKHINWDLVIIDEAHRLRNVYKPSNKIGNGIKDALDHCKKVLLTATPLQNSILELYGLVSLIDPYIFGDLKSFKSQFSRNIDEENYTDLRNRLQPICKRTLRRQVLEYIKYTERKPLVQEYFPNEDETTLYNWVTDYLQRPKLYALPFSQRQLMTLILRKLLASSTYAIYGTLDALVKRLENIITNHNAIEEEDEMTIDFETYDEIQDEWESEEEDESEAEDNFEEVVYTEEEIEEVKSELADLEKFRALAQRIRKNSKAEQLFTALERGFTALESLGANQKALIFTESRRTQDFICNLLEARGYADKVVKFNGSNADPKSKEIYAAYLKKHKGTDILTGSLTADKRAAIVDYFKDEATIMVATEAAAEGINLQFCSLVINFDLPWNPQRIEQRIGRCHRYGQKYDVVVINFLNKANAADQRVYELLDQKFRLFDGVFGASDEVLGSIGNGVDFEKRIATIYQQCRTTEEIQTAFDDLQQELKPDISEKVQETRKVLIENFDEEVREKLKTNLFESTENLNRFEERLWDTTKFYLNSSAQFDDENYTFTLKKNPFPNVSIHQGPYMILKPKQGQRKSDIDVPDDTNIYRVGHKLAKEILGACKRLNTATKELTFDYSNTPTKVTALENYLGQSGWLQVSHLEINSFEFEDFLITACITDNGETIDNEIAQRFFSIQATEGQTLYAPDDIKKTLEEVLYSETQSVISDNANRNKDFFDTEMDKLDQWADDMKLSLDKEIKDLDAEIKLRKSEAKKMLNLEAKVKAQRAIKDLEKKRSEKRQHLFEAQDTIDDRKENLLDEIERRLKQEVNTTELFTIKWKMI; encoded by the coding sequence GTGAATAAATTATCAGCATACCACGCCAAATATTTTGCCTATGATTTAACAAGGCAATTACCTGCCAATGATATTGGCAAACTTACCGCATCCTTACAGGATGCTCAAGTGGACTTAAACCCTCATCAAGTAGAAGCAGCACTTTTTGCTTTTAAATCACCATTATCTAAAGGTGCTGTTTTGGCTGATGAAGTAGGTTTAGGAAAAACCATTGAAGCCGGTATCATACTATCACAACAATGGGCAGAAAGAAAAAGGAAATTATTAATTATTGGTCCTTCCAACTTGCGTAAGCAATGGAACAGAGAGTTAGCAGATAAATTCTATTTGCCTTCCGTTATTCTGGAAGCAAAGTCATTTAACAACTCGATTAAAGAAGGTAATCTAAATCCCTTTAATCAAGAAGATACGATTATCATTTGTTCGTATCATTTTGCTAAAAACAAAGCACCTTATCTAAAACACATCAATTGGGATTTAGTAATTATTGACGAAGCACATCGCTTACGCAATGTTTATAAACCCTCAAATAAAATAGGCAACGGCATCAAAGATGCCTTAGACCATTGCAAAAAAGTATTGCTTACTGCAACACCTTTGCAAAATTCTATTTTAGAGTTATACGGCTTAGTAAGCCTTATTGACCCCTATATTTTTGGCGATTTAAAAAGTTTCAAAAGTCAGTTTAGCAGGAATATAGATGAAGAAAACTATACAGATTTAAGAAACCGTTTACAGCCTATTTGCAAACGTACTTTAAGAAGGCAAGTTTTAGAATACATCAAATACACCGAGCGTAAACCTTTGGTTCAGGAGTATTTCCCCAATGAAGATGAAACAACGCTTTACAATTGGGTAACGGACTATTTACAACGACCAAAACTGTATGCTTTGCCTTTCAGCCAAAGGCAATTAATGACCTTAATACTTCGTAAACTTTTAGCATCATCTACTTATGCCATCTACGGTACTTTAGATGCTTTAGTCAAGCGTTTGGAAAACATCATTACCAACCACAATGCAATTGAGGAAGAAGATGAAATGACCATTGATTTTGAAACCTATGATGAAATTCAAGACGAATGGGAAAGCGAAGAAGAAGATGAAAGTGAAGCCGAAGATAATTTTGAGGAAGTAGTTTATACAGAAGAAGAAATTGAAGAAGTTAAAAGTGAATTAGCCGACTTAGAAAAGTTTAGAGCCTTGGCTCAACGCATTAGAAAAAACTCAAAAGCAGAACAATTATTCACTGCCTTAGAAAGAGGGTTTACAGCCTTAGAATCATTAGGTGCTAATCAAAAAGCACTAATCTTTACAGAGTCCAGAAGAACACAAGATTTTATTTGTAACCTACTGGAAGCAAGAGGATATGCAGATAAGGTAGTTAAGTTTAACGGAAGCAATGCAGATCCAAAATCAAAAGAGATTTATGCAGCTTATCTTAAAAAACACAAAGGCACAGATATTTTAACAGGCTCATTAACTGCCGATAAAAGAGCTGCCATAGTTGATTATTTTAAAGATGAAGCAACTATAATGGTGGCAACCGAAGCAGCTGCCGAAGGTATCAACTTACAGTTTTGCTCTTTGGTTATCAATTTCGACCTGCCTTGGAATCCACAACGTATTGAACAACGTATTGGTAGATGCCACCGTTACGGTCAGAAATATGATGTTGTAGTTATCAATTTCCTCAACAAAGCCAATGCGGCTGACCAACGTGTTTATGAACTCTTAGACCAAAAATTCCGCTTATTTGATGGCGTTTTTGGGGCTTCTGATGAAGTTTTAGGAAGCATTGGCAATGGTGTTGATTTTGAAAAAAGAATCGCTACAATATACCAACAATGCCGAACCACAGAAGAAATACAAACGGCTTTTGATGATTTACAACAAGAATTAAAGCCTGACATTTCCGAAAAAGTACAGGAAACAAGAAAAGTATTGATTGAAAACTTTGATGAAGAAGTAAGAGAGAAACTCAAAACCAATCTTTTTGAAAGTACCGAAAACCTTAACCGCTTTGAAGAACGATTATGGGATACCACAAAATTCTATCTAAACAGCTCAGCCCAGTTTGATGATGAAAACTACACCTTTACCTTAAAGAAAAATCCATTCCCTAATGTATCTATTCATCAAGGGCCATATATGATTTTGAAGCCCAAACAAGGGCAACGCAAGTCGGATATTGATGTTCCTGATGACACTAATATTTATCGTGTAGGCCATAAGTTAGCCAAAGAAATTTTAGGAGCTTGTAAGCGACTCAATACAGCAACAAAGGAATTAACCTTTGATTATTCCAATACCCCTACCAAAGTAACAGCATTGGAAAACTACTTAGGGCAATCGGGTTGGTTGCAGGTAAGCCATTTAGAAATCAATTCTTTTGAGTTTGAAGATTTTTTAATCACGGCTTGCATTACGGATAATGGCGAAACCATTGATAATGAAATAGCCCAACGCTTTTTTTCTATTCAAGCTACAGAAGGGCAAACGCTTTATGCTCCAGACGATATTAAAAAGACTTTAGAAGAAGTATTGTACAGCGAAACACAAAGTGTTATTTCAGATAATGCCAACCGTAACAAAGACTTTTTTGATACTGAAATGGATAAGCTCGACCAATGGGCAGACGATATGAAATTGAGTTTAGATAAGGAAATAAAAGACTTAGATGCAGAAATCAAACTCCGAAAGTCAGAAGCTAAAAAAATGTTGAATCTGGAAGCCAAAGTAAAAGCCCAAAGAGCCATTAAGGATTTAGAAAAGAAACGAAGCGAAAAACGTCAACACCTTTTTGAAGCCCAAGACACCATAGACGACCGTAAGGAAAACCTATTAGACGAGATTGAAAGACGCTTAAAGCAAGAAGTAAACACTACCGAATTATTCACCATAAAATGGAAGATGATTTAA
- a CDS encoding Fic family protein produces MGIRDNWLNRLNLIDHVQNDFYYPELEDKVTHLIFSFNKNHCFNDGNKNSSIAVAAYFLTEGSKKPSKVLVDKFILEMENIVVDVADNIIDRDLLKEIVTSILYEYDYSEELKMKII; encoded by the coding sequence ATGGGTATTAGAGATAACTGGCTTAATAGATTGAACCTCATAGACCACGTTCAAAACGACTTTTATTACCCAGAACTGGAAGATAAAGTAACACATCTCATTTTTTCATTTAATAAAAATCACTGTTTCAATGATGGCAATAAAAATTCATCAATTGCTGTAGCAGCTTATTTTCTTACTGAGGGGAGTAAAAAACCTTCAAAGGTCTTAGTAGATAAATTCATTTTAGAAATGGAAAATATTGTGGTAGATGTTGCAGATAATATTATAGACCGAGATTTATTAAAGGAAATAGTTACTTCTATTTTATATGAGTATGACTATTCAGAAGAATTAAAAATGAAGATAATATAA